The Diorhabda sublineata isolate icDioSubl1.1 chromosome 6, icDioSubl1.1, whole genome shotgun sequence genome includes a window with the following:
- the LOC130445994 gene encoding ornithine decarboxylase 1-like — protein MKIPTANERIHILDGQSNVWTIIREIVNNKSQEDAFYVMDVGEIVKKHQEWCENLPRVTPHYAVKCNDSLAVLETLNSLGVNFDCASKGEINKVLNLNVDPERIIFANPAKPASHIRHAAATGVSTMTFDNETELYKIKNLYPDAKLVIRIRCDATDVQCQLGNKFGCDVVTEAPELLRIAKSLNLNVVGVSFHVGSGCREPPVFRRAISAAREIFDYAETLGYNFYLLDIGGGYPGGRGTSIDKIAEIINLALDDLFPDPSIHVIAEPGRFYVSSAYTLVCNVHSIRNVSNTDPETGNNVMHRMYYINDGVYGSFNCILYDHQVVVPRPLEERLGARYYDSSVWGPTCDGLDQVTEHVMLPEMKVGDWLVFEDMGAYTLPVASPFNGFPIPKVHIVMDDTIRVLLEDTFIVTDGHFEMLTIPNNLKNKTDTTSKYELPTFPINIGNSILDYVDVVAIE, from the exons atgaaaaTCCCAACTGCTAATGAACGTATCCACATTTTGGATGGTCAGTCCAACGTTTGGACTATTATTAGAGAAATAGTCAACAATAAAAGTCAAGAAGATGCTTTTTACGTTATGGATGTCGGAGAAATCGTGAAAAAGCACCAAGAATGGTGTGAAAATTTACCCAGAGTCACACCGCACTATG cTGTGAAATGCAATGACAGCCTGGCAGTTTTGGAAACTCTCAACTCATTGGGTGTTAATTTCGATTGTGCTTCAAAGGGCGAAATCAACAAAGTGCTCAATTTGAACGTCGATCCGGAAAGGATTATTTTTGCCAATCCTGCTAAACCAGCAAGTCATATTAGACATGCCGCTGCTACCGGCGTATCTACTATGACATTCGATAATGAAAcggaattatataaaatcaagAACTTGTACCCAGATGCCAA GCTGGTTATACGCATTCGCTGCGATGCTACCGACGTCCAATGTCAACTCGGAAATAAATTTGGATGCGATGTTGTCACTGAAGCACCAGAACTCCTTCGTATTGCCAAATCTTTGAATTTGAACGTTGTAGGTGTGAGTTTCCATGTAGGTTCTGGTTGTCGTGAACCTCCAGTTTTTCGTAGGGCTATATCGGCTGCAAGAGAAATTTTTGACTATGCTGAAACCTTGGGATACAACTTTTACTTGCTCGATATCGGAGGAGGATATCCTGGAGGAAGAGGAACTTCAATCGATAAG ATAGCAGAGATTATAAACCTCGCTTTGGACGACCTTTTCCCCGATCCTTCAATTCATGTAATAGCCGAACCTGGACGTTTCTATGTCAGCTCTGCTTATACTTTGGTGTGTAATGTCCATTCAATTAGGAATGTCAGCAATACTGATCCAGaaactggcaacaatgtaaTGCATCGTATGTACTACATCAACGATGGAGTATATGGTAGTTTCAACTGCATTTTATACGATCACcag GTAGTAGTACCTCGGCCTTTAGAAGAACGTCTTGGTGCAAGATATTACGATAGCAGTGTTTGGGGTCCAACATGTGATGGTCTTGATCAAGTAACTGAACATGTTATGTTACCGGAAATGAAAGTTGGTGATTGGTTAGTTTTTGAAGATATGGGAGCATACACTTTACCTGTAGCCAGTCCATTCAATGGATTTCCCATTCCCAAAGTACATATTGTTATGGATGATACTATCAG aGTTTTGTTGGAAGATACGTTCATAGTCACTGATGGACATTTTGAAATGTTAACCATACCGAacaacttgaaaaataaaactgataccACTTCCAAATATGAACTTCCCACATTTCCAATAAACATTGGAAATTCAATTTTGGATTACGTTGACGTCGTTGCTATTGAATAA